A portion of the Edaphobacter lichenicola genome contains these proteins:
- a CDS encoding IS110 family RNA-guided transposase, giving the protein MEITTLGIDLSKTTFHVIGLNARGEIVLRKKFSRKQLLVFTANRQQILIGTEACGGAHYLARALREQGHDVRLMPAQYVKPYVKTNKNDYLDAEAIAEAVQRPTMRFVPIKTDEQLDLQALHRVRDRWVARRTAVMNQMRGFLLERGITMRKGPSHLAAQLQIIFGEGNCSFSGRTQGLLLELKHEWDELERRIEEASAELQRIAKQDDACSRLMEIPGIGPLVSTALVASVGNAITFRKGRDLAAWLGLVPRQHSTGGRPKLLGISKRGNEYLRRMLLHGARSVMMQVERNPSALGVWITDLSKRKHHNVTAVALANKMARIAWAMLTRGSHYSASQLAVA; this is encoded by the coding sequence ATGGAAATCACAACACTCGGCATTGACCTAAGCAAAACCACCTTTCACGTTATTGGGCTGAACGCACGAGGTGAGATTGTGCTGCGGAAGAAGTTCTCGCGTAAGCAGCTTCTAGTCTTTACTGCGAACCGACAGCAGATCCTGATTGGAACGGAAGCCTGCGGAGGCGCGCACTACCTCGCTCGTGCCCTGCGGGAACAAGGCCATGACGTCAGGCTTATGCCGGCACAGTACGTGAAGCCCTACGTCAAGACGAACAAAAACGACTACCTGGACGCAGAAGCGATCGCGGAAGCCGTGCAGCGACCGACGATGCGTTTCGTGCCGATCAAAACTGATGAGCAGCTGGATCTCCAGGCCCTACACCGGGTGCGCGATCGTTGGGTAGCAAGGCGCACTGCGGTCATGAACCAGATGCGCGGCTTCCTGCTCGAACGCGGCATCACGATGCGCAAGGGGCCTTCTCACCTGGCTGCGCAGCTGCAAATCATTTTCGGAGAAGGCAATTGCTCCTTCTCAGGACGGACGCAAGGTTTGCTTTTGGAGTTGAAGCACGAGTGGGATGAACTCGAAAGGCGGATTGAGGAAGCAAGCGCCGAACTCCAGCGGATTGCGAAACAGGATGATGCCTGCAGTCGGTTGATGGAGATCCCCGGCATCGGTCCGTTGGTGTCGACGGCACTGGTAGCGTCGGTCGGCAATGCAATCACCTTCCGAAAAGGAAGGGATCTGGCTGCATGGCTGGGCCTGGTTCCACGCCAACACTCTACCGGGGGCAGGCCGAAGTTATTAGGCATTAGCAAGCGAGGAAATGAGTATCTGCGACGCATGCTGCTGCATGGTGCTCGATCGGTGATGATGCAGGTCGAGCGTAATCCTTCGGCTCTGGGAGTATGGATTACTGATCTATCGAAGCGAAAGCATCACAACGTGACGGCAGTCGCCCTGGCTAACAAGATGGCGCGCATTGCCTGGGCGATGCTGACTCGAGGTAGCCATTACTCCGCCTCTCAGCTGGCCGTTGCCTGA
- a CDS encoding VOC family protein, which translates to MIWNRSIPRATVIPVLAYLNANEAAAWLCQAFAFTVRLRVDTHRVQLNVGEGAIIARELRPHEIGGAVGLGHSVTVRIDDADAHCNHAREHGAKITQEPGTHPYGERQYVAEDLAGHSWTFSQSVSDILPEDWGGISEQLQ; encoded by the coding sequence ATGATTTGGAATCGATCAATACCTCGCGCCACGGTAATCCCGGTTCTCGCTTACCTAAATGCGAATGAGGCAGCGGCTTGGCTGTGCCAGGCGTTCGCCTTTACAGTCCGCCTGCGAGTCGACACGCACCGCGTGCAGCTCAACGTCGGAGAAGGCGCGATTATCGCAAGAGAGCTTCGCCCGCATGAGATCGGCGGTGCTGTCGGCCTCGGCCATTCGGTCACCGTCCGCATCGACGACGCAGATGCACACTGCAATCACGCAAGAGAGCACGGCGCGAAAATTACCCAAGAACCAGGTACCCATCCTTACGGAGAGCGGCAGTACGTTGCCGAGGATCTTGCAGGCCATTCCTGGACGTTTTCACAATCCGTATCTGACATTCTCCCGGAGGACTGGGGCGGAATCTCAGAACAACTCCAATAA
- a CDS encoding alpha/beta hydrolase domain-containing protein: MAKNAARVFLGLAYCLLVSLSSASAEVKAVVITSRLPWLDGKPVGSVGAYEKLQGHITYTIDPKAKGNERIADITLAPRDAHGMVEFTADFVVVRPVDPAKARSTVFLEILNRGKSNVSRYLFQSDRKTPFRVETLDGVKLRDAFLFERGFTVAWVGWQFDLPKGTIRVDVPAVPAPGLVREAIAPDAKELASGIHSLKESYCAADAEQAAATLSVKASFAGPAQLLLRSSWSFAHRDDGKAVPDACSILLPGGIKPGKEYEAVYQGAPSPVAGLGLAAVRDFVSYLKFGGVPSALRESPQTEQHVLGYGYSQSARFLRQYLYQGFNADEHGRQAFDAMFIASAGGGRGSFNQRYAMPGEAGNSVMSDLRPVDLFPFTDGDDTDPFTGKRDGLLDEAKKSKTVPKIFYTYSSSEYWARVGSLAYTTVDGKRELPIDGHARLYFFAGVPHAHGIFPVDKIGLTPGQTYENYGNFASSWWAFRALVLDLDAWMVSGEEPPPSVYPRPGHDLVAREQVRFPKIPGLEFPSYTPQNWRMDFGKEFAVSGVPTIEPPKLGPEYPVLVPQVDEDGNDRGGIALPFVAVPLGTFTGWNYELPKLESFHYLAGLIGSFQQFACTKADRDRSGDPRLSIAERYADRADYLAKVHAASLALVGRKLLLAEDLGAIEKESEGFWDGLTVDDQPHNRNKKLQ; the protein is encoded by the coding sequence ATGGCTAAGAATGCAGCTCGAGTCTTTTTGGGTCTCGCCTATTGCCTGCTTGTTAGCCTGAGTTCTGCCTCCGCTGAGGTTAAGGCGGTCGTCATTACGAGCCGTTTGCCGTGGCTCGACGGCAAGCCCGTAGGATCGGTGGGTGCATACGAAAAGCTGCAGGGGCACATCACATACACCATCGATCCAAAGGCAAAGGGAAATGAACGTATTGCTGATATTACGCTTGCACCTCGAGATGCACATGGAATGGTTGAGTTCACGGCTGACTTCGTTGTTGTGCGTCCCGTAGACCCGGCCAAGGCCCGGTCTACGGTCTTTCTTGAAATTCTAAATCGGGGCAAGAGCAATGTCAGCCGATATTTATTTCAGTCAGATCGCAAGACCCCGTTCAGGGTTGAGACGCTGGACGGGGTGAAGCTGCGCGATGCGTTTTTGTTCGAGCGGGGTTTTACGGTTGCGTGGGTGGGATGGCAATTCGACCTGCCCAAAGGAACGATTCGTGTAGATGTACCTGCGGTACCGGCGCCGGGGTTGGTGCGGGAGGCTATTGCACCGGACGCGAAGGAACTTGCGAGTGGAATACATTCGTTAAAGGAATCGTATTGCGCCGCCGATGCGGAACAGGCTGCCGCGACGCTTTCGGTGAAGGCGAGCTTCGCTGGGCCGGCGCAGCTCTTGTTACGTAGTTCCTGGTCTTTCGCGCACCGGGATGATGGGAAAGCGGTACCGGATGCCTGTTCGATTTTGTTGCCGGGCGGGATCAAACCGGGAAAGGAGTATGAGGCTGTATATCAAGGTGCGCCTTCACCCGTCGCTGGACTTGGATTAGCCGCAGTTCGCGATTTTGTTTCGTATTTGAAGTTTGGTGGCGTGCCGTCTGCGCTGCGCGAAAGCCCTCAGACGGAACAGCACGTTTTGGGGTATGGATATTCCCAAAGTGCTCGTTTTTTAAGACAATACCTGTACCAAGGATTCAATGCGGATGAGCACGGTCGGCAGGCGTTCGATGCGATGTTTATTGCAAGCGCGGGCGGGGGACGAGGAAGTTTTAACCAACGATACGCGATGCCGGGGGAGGCCGGTAATTCTGTCATGTCTGACCTGAGGCCAGTTGATCTATTTCCTTTCACGGACGGAGATGACACGGACCCTTTCACGGGAAAGCGCGATGGCTTATTGGATGAGGCAAAGAAGTCGAAGACAGTACCTAAGATCTTCTATACGTATAGTTCGAGCGAATATTGGGCGCGGGTAGGTTCGCTGGCCTACACGACCGTAGATGGGAAGCGTGAGCTACCAATCGATGGCCATGCGCGGCTTTACTTCTTCGCGGGAGTGCCGCACGCGCATGGAATTTTTCCAGTAGACAAGATAGGGCTCACACCAGGTCAGACGTATGAGAACTATGGGAATTTCGCCAGTTCCTGGTGGGCGTTTCGGGCGCTGGTTCTGGATCTGGACGCGTGGATGGTGAGCGGTGAAGAGCCGCCACCGTCCGTGTATCCGCGTCCTGGGCATGACCTCGTTGCGCGGGAGCAGGTTCGATTCCCGAAGATACCGGGTTTGGAGTTCCCCTCGTACACGCCACAGAACTGGCGAATGGATTTTGGGAAGGAGTTTGCAGTGTCGGGTGTGCCCACGATCGAGCCTCCCAAACTCGGTCCGGAGTATCCGGTTCTGGTGCCTCAGGTCGATGAGGATGGCAACGACAGGGGCGGGATCGCTCTACCTTTTGTGGCGGTGCCGTTGGGAACATTCACTGGTTGGAACTATGAACTACCGAAGCTTGAGTCATTTCATTATTTGGCCGGGCTGATTGGTAGCTTCCAACAGTTTGCATGCACCAAAGCTGATCGAGACCGGAGTGGCGATCCTCGACTTTCGATTGCGGAGCGATATGCCGATCGCGCAGACTACCTAGCCAAAGTGCATGCGGCTTCGCTCGCCCTAGTTGGAAGAAAGCTCTTGCTTGCCGAGGATTTGGGCGCTATTGAGAAGGAGAGTGAAGGCTTCTGGGATGGGCTTACCGTCGACGATCAACCACACAACCGAAACAAAAAGCTCCAGTAA
- a CDS encoding winged helix-turn-helix domain-containing protein — protein sequence MVSKQTLMKLVWPETFVEEGNLTQNISLLRKELGKTSSGGDYIQTLPKRGYRLAVPVVDLDRLGISSQGFQPTLAAEGAFADREIEASSPTQSRSRIYRLVTGLAACVCIALLLLGLWTWRVALSRPMMSGYVQITHDGLVKRGHMIAEGGPDAALFTDGVNVYFTEGSTDALQLAEVSVHGGETARIPLGISQPQLLDLARSRSEMLVSDGVNPSPFSTLWALSVPGGAARQLNGVKGRDASWSPNGELLAYLQGADLYVANGDGTGAKKISTLSGPGWMPRWSPDGKLIRLSVFDLRSASLALWEIGADGHGLRRLLKGWNSKDGPMDVCCGSWTPDGRDFVFQTRRLGRSEIWSMPSQPSLLPSAMKWVDKDVNEPVQLTGGQLSSLAPVLSPDGRKLFVIGQQLRSEMERFDSRTKQFVPYGSPPLRGISADFIDISRDGEWLAYVDFPGGSLWRCRTDGSDRLQLTSPPLQVMVPFWSPDANQIVFYGYKGGQKPQAYVISGEGGEARPAQPAGGNQMSTNWSPDGMSLMYSDFPFFVPDPSVIGIHVLNVKTQTVETLPGSKGMFAGAWSPDGTHAAAWGANGRDLMLYDFKSRKWEQIATGGGFPTWSRDGLYLFFVRQGDDPAIMRVRLSDRQVKEVASLKGIGLAGRLAGIAFSLTPDGDPLVLRDVGTQEIYALDWHGH from the coding sequence ATGGTTAGTAAGCAGACGCTGATGAAACTAGTTTGGCCCGAGACCTTTGTTGAGGAGGGAAACTTAACTCAAAATATCTCTCTCCTGCGAAAGGAGTTGGGGAAAACTTCAAGCGGCGGAGACTACATTCAAACGCTTCCAAAGCGCGGCTACCGACTCGCGGTTCCGGTGGTCGATTTGGATAGACTGGGCATTTCTTCGCAAGGATTCCAGCCAACGCTTGCGGCCGAAGGCGCTTTTGCCGATCGAGAGATTGAGGCATCCTCGCCGACGCAGTCTCGAAGTCGAATCTACCGCCTGGTTACGGGTCTGGCGGCATGTGTTTGCATAGCTCTCTTGCTTCTTGGTCTGTGGACATGGCGAGTCGCACTTTCTCGGCCGATGATGTCAGGCTATGTTCAGATCACCCATGATGGCCTGGTGAAACGCGGACACATGATTGCAGAGGGTGGCCCCGATGCCGCCTTGTTTACCGATGGGGTGAACGTCTACTTCACTGAAGGTTCGACCGACGCCCTACAGTTGGCTGAGGTATCGGTTCATGGCGGAGAAACAGCCAGAATCCCTTTGGGTATCAGTCAACCGCAACTTCTGGATCTGGCGCGAAGCCGATCGGAGATGCTGGTTTCGGACGGCGTCAACCCGTCACCGTTTTCGACGCTGTGGGCACTTTCAGTGCCTGGTGGTGCGGCGCGGCAGCTGAATGGTGTCAAAGGGCGCGACGCATCCTGGTCACCAAATGGGGAATTGCTGGCCTATCTACAGGGAGCTGACCTCTACGTGGCGAACGGGGACGGAACCGGGGCGAAGAAGATATCTACTTTGTCTGGGCCGGGGTGGATGCCTCGGTGGTCACCCGACGGAAAGCTGATCAGGTTATCGGTCTTCGACCTGCGTTCTGCTTCGCTTGCGCTGTGGGAGATAGGGGCCGACGGACACGGCTTGCGCAGGTTGCTGAAGGGATGGAACTCCAAGGACGGCCCAATGGACGTATGTTGCGGAAGCTGGACTCCCGATGGGAGGGATTTTGTCTTCCAAACGAGGCGACTTGGCCGGTCAGAGATCTGGTCGATGCCGTCTCAACCGAGCCTGTTACCCAGCGCAATGAAGTGGGTCGACAAAGACGTGAATGAACCCGTGCAACTGACCGGCGGCCAGCTCAGCTCTCTGGCTCCCGTGCTAAGTCCTGATGGAAGGAAGCTGTTCGTTATCGGCCAGCAGTTGCGAAGTGAAATGGAACGCTTCGATTCCCGAACGAAGCAGTTTGTGCCTTATGGATCCCCACCTCTGCGTGGTATTTCAGCCGACTTTATCGACATCTCGCGGGACGGAGAATGGCTCGCCTATGTGGACTTTCCGGGCGGCTCGCTTTGGCGTTGCCGGACGGATGGTAGTGATCGGCTCCAGTTGACATCTCCTCCGTTGCAGGTGATGGTTCCATTCTGGTCGCCAGACGCTAACCAGATCGTCTTCTACGGATATAAGGGCGGTCAAAAGCCGCAGGCTTATGTGATCTCCGGCGAGGGCGGGGAGGCAAGACCGGCCCAGCCTGCAGGCGGGAATCAGATGTCGACCAACTGGTCTCCCGACGGAATGTCCCTGATGTACAGTGATTTCCCGTTTTTCGTGCCGGACCCATCAGTAATCGGCATTCATGTTCTAAACGTCAAGACCCAGACAGTAGAAACTCTGCCGGGTTCTAAGGGAATGTTCGCGGGTGCGTGGTCGCCAGACGGAACTCACGCCGCAGCATGGGGAGCGAATGGGCGCGACCTGATGCTTTACGACTTCAAGAGCCGGAAATGGGAGCAGATCGCGACCGGCGGTGGCTTTCCAACGTGGTCGAGGGATGGTTTGTATTTGTTCTTCGTGCGGCAGGGAGACGACCCGGCCATTATGCGAGTCCGCCTAAGCGACCGGCAGGTCAAGGAGGTTGCCAGTCTGAAGGGTATTGGACTCGCAGGACGGCTCGCAGGTATCGCATTTTCGTTGACGCCCGATGGCGACCCTTTGGTGCTGCGAGATGTTGGAACCCAGGAGATATACGCGCTTGACTGGCATGGACACTGA
- a CDS encoding alpha/beta fold hydrolase, whose translation MKFLSSRLLLMLRLKNTAPFVHVPSFAIILMTLASNVVSICAFGQIAPLLPEVREGDYVTKDFHFKDGEVLPELRIHYRLLGQPHRNPNGHVDNAVLLLHMTGPDGAVFLSPPFGGVLFVPGGVLDASKYFLILPDGIGHGKSSKPSDGLHSHFPKYDYDDMVAAEHMLVTDGLQVDHLRLILGASMGCMHTWMWGENYPGAADALAALACMPAQIAGKNRAWRYMIIKAITDDPGYMQGDYKTEPASLRTAADLMVMLDITPLKVLKQCQSRDAADKCTEDYWSWAAKNFDANDLLYAINASRNYDPSADLEKIHVPLTAIDSADDALYPPDVNVLPTQIKRVQKGKFVMLPASRFTRGEGTDMLAALWSNYLAELLDRSQP comes from the coding sequence ATGAAATTTCTTTCCAGCCGTTTGTTACTGATGTTGAGACTCAAGAACACAGCACCGTTTGTCCACGTCCCGTCATTCGCGATTATCTTGATGACACTCGCAAGCAATGTGGTTTCCATCTGTGCTTTCGGCCAGATCGCGCCGCTATTGCCAGAAGTCCGGGAAGGCGACTACGTCACTAAAGATTTCCACTTCAAAGACGGGGAAGTCCTGCCGGAGCTTCGGATACACTACCGCCTGCTCGGACAGCCTCACCGCAACCCGAACGGGCATGTAGACAATGCCGTGCTTCTGCTGCATATGACAGGCCCGGATGGTGCGGTCTTTCTAAGTCCGCCGTTTGGTGGCGTGCTGTTCGTCCCGGGCGGCGTGCTCGACGCCTCAAAATATTTCCTCATTCTTCCCGACGGCATTGGGCACGGCAAGTCTTCGAAACCAAGCGATGGCCTGCATAGCCACTTTCCAAAATATGACTACGATGACATGGTCGCCGCCGAGCACATGCTTGTGACCGATGGCCTCCAAGTCGACCATCTGCGGCTCATCTTGGGAGCGTCAATGGGATGCATGCACACCTGGATGTGGGGAGAGAACTACCCTGGAGCAGCTGATGCTCTGGCCGCGCTCGCCTGTATGCCAGCTCAGATAGCCGGAAAAAATCGGGCGTGGCGCTACATGATCATCAAGGCCATTACAGATGATCCGGGCTATATGCAAGGCGATTATAAAACGGAGCCTGCATCGTTGCGGACTGCCGCAGACCTAATGGTGATGCTGGACATCACTCCCTTGAAAGTGCTCAAACAGTGCCAGAGCCGAGACGCCGCCGACAAGTGTACCGAAGACTACTGGTCTTGGGCAGCGAAAAACTTTGATGCAAACGACCTACTTTACGCCATCAATGCGTCGAGAAACTACGATCCATCGGCAGATCTCGAGAAGATACATGTTCCATTGACCGCCATCGATTCTGCCGATGACGCTCTCTACCCACCTGACGTGAATGTGTTGCCCACGCAGATCAAACGCGTTCAGAAAGGAAAGTTCGTAATGCTGCCGGCCTCCAGATTCACAAGAGGCGAGGGTACCGACATGTTGGCCGC